In the genome of Streptomyces globosus, one region contains:
- a CDS encoding hemolysin family protein, translating to MTEILLLLLALALTLACAVFVAAEFSLTTVERSELERAAAAGERGAASALKAAKRLTFQLSGAQLGITVTSLVIGMLAEPSVSALLRGPLEAMGLPSGAVSTTATLLGVALSTIVLMVVGELVPKNWAISRPLAVAKVVAGPQRAFTAAFAPLIRHLNNTANRLVRRFGLEPAEELASARTPEELVALARHSAREGAIEPDSAELFVRTLHLGELSAENVMTPRVDVKALEAHATALDAANLTLATGISRFPVYRDSLDEVIGTLHVRDVLALEEDKRALTAVTDLMTEPLLVPHSLPVDTLLGRLRTARTMAVVIDEYGGTAGVATVEDIVEEVVGEVRDEHDPVEVPDLIEAPEEDGRRAWEADGSVRLDQLEKIGLEAPDGPYETLAGLIATVLERIPVAGDTVTVAGWELTVLDIDHHRADRVNLTAPAADDKTEEEGR from the coding sequence GTGACCGAGATCCTGCTGCTGCTCCTCGCGCTCGCCCTCACCCTGGCGTGCGCGGTGTTCGTCGCCGCCGAATTCTCCCTGACCACCGTTGAGCGCAGCGAGCTGGAGCGTGCGGCCGCTGCCGGTGAGCGGGGCGCGGCGAGTGCCCTCAAGGCGGCGAAACGCCTGACGTTCCAGCTCTCGGGTGCCCAGCTGGGCATCACCGTGACGTCGCTGGTCATCGGCATGCTCGCCGAGCCCTCGGTCTCGGCCCTGCTGCGTGGCCCTCTGGAGGCGATGGGCCTGCCCTCCGGCGCGGTGTCGACCACCGCGACCCTTCTCGGGGTGGCGCTGTCCACGATCGTGCTGATGGTGGTCGGCGAGCTCGTCCCCAAGAACTGGGCGATCTCCCGCCCCCTGGCCGTCGCCAAGGTCGTGGCGGGCCCGCAGCGCGCCTTCACCGCGGCGTTCGCGCCGCTCATCCGGCACCTGAACAACACCGCCAACCGCCTCGTGCGCCGCTTCGGGCTGGAGCCCGCGGAGGAACTGGCCTCCGCCCGCACCCCCGAGGAGCTCGTCGCACTGGCCCGGCACTCGGCCCGCGAGGGCGCCATCGAGCCGGATTCGGCCGAGCTGTTCGTCCGCACCCTGCACCTGGGCGAGCTGTCCGCGGAGAACGTCATGACCCCGCGCGTGGACGTGAAGGCCCTCGAGGCACACGCCACCGCCCTGGACGCGGCGAACCTGACACTGGCCACCGGCATCTCGCGCTTCCCCGTCTACCGCGACAGCCTGGACGAGGTGATCGGCACCCTCCACGTGCGCGACGTCCTGGCACTGGAGGAGGACAAGCGCGCCCTGACCGCGGTCACCGACCTGATGACCGAGCCCCTGCTCGTGCCCCACTCCCTTCCCGTGGACACCCTGCTCGGCCGGCTGCGCACGGCCCGCACCATGGCCGTGGTCATCGACGAGTACGGCGGCACCGCCGGCGTGGCCACCGTGGAGGACATCGTCGAGGAAGTCGTCGGCGAAGTCCGCGACGAACACGACCCCGTGGAGGTCCCCGACCTCATCGAAGCACCCGAGGAGGACGGCCGCCGCGCCTGGGAGGCCGACGGATCCGTCCGCCTGGACCAGCTCGAGAAGATCGGCCTCGAAGCGCCCGACGGCCCGTACGAAACCCTCGCGGGCCTGATCGCCACCGTCCTGGAACGCATCCCGGTGGCCGGTGACACCGTCACCGTCGCCGGCTGGGAGCTGACCGTGCTCGACATAGACCACCACCGGGCCGACCGCGTGAACCTCACAGCGCCGGCTGCGGACGACAAGACCGAGGAGGAGGGACGATGA
- a CDS encoding hemolysin family protein: MTTIQLLIGALTLVTNAFFVGAEFALISVRRSQVEPAALKGNRRAKATLWGLEHLSAMMATAQLGITVSSLVLGAVAEPAIAHLLEPPFEAVGVPEALIHPIAFVIALTLATYLHMLVGEMVPKNIALAAPAPTALFLGPPLVALTRALRPLVFGINAFANTLLRLLKVEPKDEVASVFTDDELARLVKDSRDAGLIDHEDSDRLQDALQLGTRAVGEIMIPCEQFVSVGEGITPRGLERTAAQHGFSRLVVTGANGEILGFLHIKDALAATDRTAPFPRRALHTVTRIAEDTPLDDTMTAMRTAGTHLAAVTGTGGGVIGFVTMEDVLEELVGEAAAPSA; this comes from the coding sequence ATGACCACGATCCAGCTGCTGATCGGCGCGCTGACCCTGGTCACCAACGCCTTCTTCGTCGGCGCCGAGTTCGCCCTGATCTCGGTGCGCCGCAGTCAGGTGGAACCTGCCGCACTCAAGGGCAACCGCCGCGCCAAGGCGACCCTGTGGGGCCTGGAGCACCTGTCCGCGATGATGGCGACCGCCCAGCTCGGCATCACCGTCTCCTCCCTGGTGCTCGGCGCCGTCGCCGAGCCTGCCATCGCCCACCTGCTGGAGCCCCCCTTCGAGGCCGTCGGCGTACCCGAGGCGCTGATCCACCCCATCGCCTTCGTCATCGCGCTCACGTTGGCGACCTACCTGCACATGCTGGTCGGCGAGATGGTCCCCAAGAACATCGCGCTCGCCGCCCCGGCGCCCACCGCCCTGTTCCTCGGCCCGCCGCTGGTCGCCCTCACCCGCGCCCTGCGTCCACTGGTCTTCGGCATCAACGCCTTCGCCAACACCCTGTTGCGCCTGCTGAAGGTGGAGCCCAAGGACGAGGTCGCCTCCGTCTTCACCGACGACGAGCTCGCCCGGCTGGTCAAGGACTCCCGCGACGCAGGCCTGATCGACCACGAGGACAGCGACCGCCTCCAGGACGCCCTCCAGCTCGGCACCCGTGCGGTCGGCGAGATCATGATCCCGTGCGAGCAGTTCGTCAGCGTCGGCGAGGGCATCACCCCGCGGGGGCTGGAGCGAACCGCTGCACAGCACGGCTTCTCCCGCCTGGTCGTCACCGGGGCGAACGGCGAGATCCTGGGCTTCCTCCACATCAAGGACGCCCTCGCCGCCACCGACCGCACCGCGCCGTTCCCCCGCAGGGCACTCCACACGGTCACCAGGATCGCCGAGGACACGCCCCTGGACGACACCATGACCGCCATGCGCACGGCAGGCACCCACCTCGCCGCGGTGACCGGCACCGGCGGCGGCGTCATCGGCTTCGTCACCATGGAGGACGTACTGGAGGAGCTCGTCGGCGAGGCCGCCGCACCGAGCGCCTGA